The Candidatus Binatus sp. genome window below encodes:
- the def gene encoding peptide deformylase, whose product MALLRIRKFPDDALKTPAAPVADINGSTAALIDSMVQTMYAAPGVGLAAPQVGESQRIIVLDTDHEDPGKHLLKLINPRVVEAEGSIVWEEGCLSVIDYTADVERAARVLVRAWTPEQKEIELEADELLAVALQHEIDHLDGKLFIDRISRIKRELYKRKLKKLIKEGKADSERPSTVRI is encoded by the coding sequence ATGGCGCTGCTCAGAATCCGCAAATTTCCCGACGACGCACTCAAGACGCCCGCCGCTCCGGTCGCCGATATCAACGGCTCGACCGCCGCGTTGATCGACAGCATGGTGCAGACGATGTACGCCGCGCCGGGCGTAGGCCTGGCCGCGCCGCAGGTCGGCGAATCGCAGCGCATCATCGTGCTCGACACCGATCACGAAGATCCTGGCAAGCATCTGCTGAAGCTGATCAATCCGCGGGTGGTCGAAGCCGAAGGCAGCATCGTGTGGGAAGAGGGATGCCTCTCGGTGATCGATTACACCGCCGACGTCGAACGCGCCGCGCGAGTGCTGGTGCGCGCGTGGACGCCGGAACAGAAGGAAATCGAGCTCGAAGCCGACGAGTTGCTCGCGGTCGCGCTGCAGCATGAGATCGATCATCTCGACGGCAAGTTGTTCATCGATCGGATCAGCCGGATCAAGCGCGAACTCTACAAGCGCAAACTGAAAAAGCTCATCAAGGAGGGCAAGGCCGATAGCGAGCGCCCCTCCACCGTCCGGATTTAA
- a CDS encoding DinB family protein has translation MGDGLNHAAQDDGAVQLAHESRHLRTHYFNHQTHHRGQLTAMMHQLGRDPSVTDLLAMFRTAV, from the coding sequence ATCGGCGATGGACTTAATCACGCAGCACAAGACGATGGCGCAGTACAACTCGCGCATGAATCACGGCATCTACGCACGCACTATTTCAATCATCAGACGCATCATCGCGGGCAGCTTACGGCGATGATGCATCAACTTGGCCGCGATCCGAGCGTAACCGATCTGCTCGCGATGTTCCGCACCGCTGTGTGA
- a CDS encoding addiction module protein — MLLPDAERAELVSELLDSLPRPTTGDERSDEQWIAEVERRAREALSGSGGLSWEAARAQVSEHLPRK; from the coding sequence TTGCTGCTTCCGGATGCTGAGCGCGCCGAACTGGTAAGCGAGTTGCTCGACAGCCTGCCGCGCCCGACGACCGGCGATGAACGTTCCGACGAGCAATGGATAGCAGAGGTGGAGCGTCGCGCACGCGAGGCGCTCTCCGGTAGCGGCGGACTGTCGTGGGAAGCGGCCCGGGCCCAAGTAAGCGAGCATCTGCCGCGCAAGTGA
- the aroC gene encoding chorismate synthase, with amino-acid sequence MLRFLTAGESHGPELVTIVEGVPAGFAINLATINRDLARRQKGYGRGGRMLIEKDEARPVSGIRFGKSLGSPITLIIENRDFKNWVKRMSIDPADRGEATPVTRARPGHADLAGVLKYNLDDIRDVLERASARETTARVAIGGLVRQILSPFGIDVLGYVATIGATDADTPTNLGIDELRRITEESQVRVADAEAEKNIIAEIDECKKAGDTLGGIVEVIVSGLPVGLGSHVHWDRKLDGRLAHALLSLQAAKGVELGLGFTAGRIRGSALHDEIGYDAEARRFTRHSNNSGGTEGGMSTGEPLRVRVAFKPLSTLMRPLRSVDIKTKAEAVGAIERSDVCAIPAAAVIAEAVVAFEIAAAFLDKFGGDSLTEIARNLKGFQEQVRNY; translated from the coding sequence ATGCTTCGTTTCCTCACCGCTGGAGAATCGCACGGCCCCGAACTGGTCACGATAGTCGAGGGAGTACCCGCCGGCTTCGCGATCAATCTCGCGACGATCAACCGCGACCTCGCGCGCCGCCAGAAAGGCTATGGCCGCGGCGGCAGGATGCTGATTGAAAAGGACGAAGCGCGCCCGGTGTCGGGAATCCGCTTCGGCAAGTCGCTCGGCAGTCCGATCACGCTGATAATCGAGAATCGCGATTTCAAAAACTGGGTCAAGCGGATGTCGATCGATCCGGCTGATCGCGGCGAGGCGACGCCGGTGACGCGCGCGCGTCCCGGCCACGCCGATCTCGCGGGCGTGCTGAAATACAACCTCGACGATATCCGCGACGTGCTCGAACGGGCGTCGGCGCGGGAAACCACGGCGCGCGTGGCAATCGGCGGCCTCGTGCGGCAGATTCTCTCGCCATTCGGAATCGACGTGCTCGGTTATGTCGCGACGATCGGCGCAACCGATGCGGACACGCCCACCAATCTCGGTATCGACGAATTGCGGCGCATCACGGAGGAATCGCAGGTGCGCGTGGCTGACGCGGAGGCGGAGAAAAACATCATCGCCGAGATCGATGAATGCAAAAAAGCCGGCGACACGCTCGGCGGAATCGTCGAGGTGATCGTGAGCGGCTTGCCGGTCGGCCTCGGCAGTCACGTGCATTGGGATCGCAAACTCGACGGACGGCTCGCGCACGCGCTGCTAAGTTTGCAGGCGGCCAAGGGCGTCGAGCTGGGCCTCGGTTTTACCGCGGGAAGAATTCGCGGTTCCGCGCTGCATGACGAAATCGGCTACGACGCCGAGGCGCGGCGCTTCACGCGTCATTCGAACAACTCGGGCGGCACCGAAGGCGGGATGAGTACCGGTGAGCCGCTCCGGGTGAGAGTTGCGTTCAAGCCGCTTTCGACGCTGATGCGGCCGCTGCGTTCGGTCGATATCAAGACCAAGGCGGAAGCGGTCGGCGCGATCGAGCGATCCGACGTGTGCGCAATTCCGGCGGCCGCAGTGATCGCGGAGGCGGTCGTTGCATTCGAGATCGCGGCGGCGTTTCTGGATAAATTTGGCGGTGATTCGTTGACCGAGATCGCTCGCAATCTGAAGGGTTTCCAGGAGCAAGTCCGCAATTACTAA
- the aroB gene encoding 3-dehydroquinate synthase — translation MRTIEIALGASSHSAHVGAGLLDRLGELALDAGLSAGPCAIITDSNVENLYAARAADALRKSGFAPTTISFPAGEASKSAATLETLYDRMTAANLDRNAAIFALGGGVAGDLGGFAAATFLRGVPLVQVPTTVVAQVDSSLGGKTGINHRHAKNLIGAFYQPRLIVADVATLATLPERELLEGLAEVIKYGAIMDAPMIADLERTLDSILARDANVLEDMVARSLAHKAAVVSADEHEGGLRKTLNFGHTIGHAIEASAGYGKYLHGEAVAIGMVAAARLSSRYAGFSADEASRLERLIARAGLPTELPAGWQTDDFMRALKLDKKRVEGAVEFVLLDRLGHSLTRRLTIDEMLSPLG, via the coding sequence ATGCGCACGATTGAAATCGCGCTCGGCGCATCGTCGCACTCCGCGCACGTCGGCGCAGGACTTCTGGATCGCCTTGGCGAACTGGCGCTGGACGCGGGGCTGAGCGCGGGGCCGTGCGCGATCATCACCGATTCCAACGTCGAGAACCTCTACGCTGCGCGCGCCGCGGACGCGCTCCGAAAGAGCGGTTTTGCGCCGACTACGATTTCATTTCCGGCGGGCGAGGCGAGCAAATCCGCGGCGACGCTCGAGACGCTCTACGATCGCATGACGGCGGCGAACCTCGATCGCAATGCAGCGATATTCGCGCTCGGCGGCGGTGTCGCCGGCGATCTCGGCGGATTTGCCGCGGCCACATTTTTGCGCGGCGTGCCGCTGGTGCAGGTGCCGACAACGGTTGTCGCACAGGTCGATTCGTCGCTCGGCGGCAAGACCGGCATCAATCATCGGCACGCGAAGAATCTGATCGGCGCGTTTTACCAACCGCGCCTGATTGTCGCCGACGTGGCGACGCTCGCGACCCTGCCGGAGCGCGAATTGCTCGAAGGTCTGGCCGAAGTAATCAAGTATGGCGCGATCATGGATGCGCCGATGATCGCCGATCTCGAGCGGACGCTCGATTCGATTCTCGCGCGCGACGCGAACGTACTCGAAGACATGGTGGCGCGATCGCTCGCGCACAAGGCCGCGGTGGTTTCCGCCGATGAACACGAGGGCGGGCTGCGCAAGACGCTGAATTTCGGACACACGATCGGCCACGCGATCGAGGCAAGTGCGGGTTACGGAAAATACTTGCACGGCGAGGCGGTCGCGATCGGGATGGTCGCGGCGGCGCGGCTATCATCGCGTTACGCCGGCTTCTCCGCCGACGAGGCTTCGCGATTGGAGCGATTGATCGCGCGCGCCGGATTGCCGACCGAATTGCCGGCCGGATGGCAGACCGACGACTTCATGCGCGCGCTCAAACTCGACAAAAAACGCGTCGAGGGCGCGGTCGAATTCGTGCTGCTCGATCGGCTCGGGCATTCACTCACGCGGCGGCTTACGATCGACGAAATGCTGAGCCCGCTTGGCTGA
- the priA gene encoding primosomal protein N' translates to MQANIVIVGTARGFDQLTYAIPRELDGRIQPGHLVLVPLRSRRLTGIVTGLGEELSREPLKPIIELLEPRPLFDRAHLELMEFLSSYYMVSLAEAYRSVIPALARVESRTAYRLGAEPDPLARATFTIVERAIVEAVSKRPMTPRQLEKFGTRNEVRAALARFIGDGTLQRRDSMQGRHRDASDTIARIAHDADVTGVRGLRQRAVLDAIQKNGESGRRVEELKLEIDGAGAILKSLARRGLIEIEAAPPDAHQLAATPGFDLTDEQRIALDAIMPAIEKRRYEAFLLWGVTASGKTEIYLNLAARALLEGRSVLFMVPEIALADEIVRSFRARFGSLVGIAHSAQNVSERWASWMAALGGEARIMIGPRSVIFAPIHDLGLIVVDEEHDASYKNEEGIRYHARDLAVALAGFSKCPVVLGSATPSSESFANSRRGRYRLLRLSRRVNERALAQVEIIDMRREIAEARKISDAQIAAGAPKSINGAVAGGSVGKKESASETLPLSSALIAALRENLASGGQSIVFLNRRGFHNFLQCHICGNVIACANCSVSMTFHMRDRSLRCHYCGSHTAAPDTCPECRGYGLKGQGFGTERLAETLAQLIPDARIERMDSDTSGLKGARARMLAELRAREIDILVGTQMITKGFDFPGVTLAAVVLADMALNMPDFRSAERTFQLLTQVAGRAGRGERAGRVIIQTYAPNHYSIRAAKDQDYARFIKRELQLRRDLMYPPFARLAMVRIEGVDSDRVRKLAEAVAKSLARAATPDGMRVLGPAPAPIERIKQRYRWQVMIKSRELKPMREALASMRAELGDAAERGEIYLAIDIDPVRML, encoded by the coding sequence ATGCAGGCAAACATTGTAATCGTCGGCACGGCGCGGGGATTCGATCAACTCACCTATGCGATTCCGCGCGAACTCGACGGCCGCATCCAGCCGGGCCATCTGGTGCTCGTGCCGCTGCGATCGCGCCGCCTGACCGGCATCGTCACCGGGCTCGGCGAGGAACTTTCGCGCGAGCCGCTGAAGCCGATCATCGAATTGCTCGAACCGCGCCCGCTCTTCGATCGCGCTCATCTCGAGCTGATGGAATTTCTTTCGTCGTACTACATGGTCTCGCTCGCCGAGGCCTATCGCAGCGTGATTCCCGCGCTCGCGAGGGTCGAATCACGCACCGCGTATCGCCTCGGCGCCGAACCGGATCCACTCGCTCGCGCAACCTTCACAATCGTCGAGCGTGCGATCGTCGAGGCCGTGTCCAAACGTCCGATGACGCCGCGCCAACTCGAAAAATTCGGCACCCGCAACGAAGTCCGCGCAGCGCTTGCTCGATTCATCGGCGACGGAACGCTTCAGCGCCGCGATAGCATGCAGGGGCGGCATCGCGACGCGTCCGACACGATTGCTCGCATCGCGCACGACGCGGATGTCACCGGCGTTCGCGGCCTCAGACAGCGCGCGGTGCTCGACGCGATCCAAAAGAATGGAGAATCGGGAAGGCGCGTCGAAGAGCTGAAACTCGAAATCGACGGCGCCGGCGCGATTCTGAAAAGCCTCGCGCGCCGCGGCCTGATCGAAATCGAGGCCGCACCTCCTGATGCGCACCAACTCGCCGCAACACCGGGATTCGATCTCACCGACGAGCAGCGAATCGCGCTCGACGCGATCATGCCGGCAATCGAAAAGCGCCGCTACGAGGCCTTTCTGCTCTGGGGCGTGACCGCGAGCGGCAAGACCGAAATTTATCTCAACCTCGCCGCACGCGCTCTCCTGGAAGGCCGCAGCGTTTTGTTCATGGTCCCTGAAATTGCGCTCGCCGACGAAATCGTTCGATCGTTTCGCGCGCGCTTCGGCTCGCTGGTCGGTATCGCACATAGCGCGCAGAACGTCTCCGAGCGATGGGCCAGTTGGATGGCGGCGCTCGGCGGCGAGGCACGAATCATGATCGGTCCGCGCTCGGTGATTTTCGCGCCAATTCACGACCTCGGCCTGATCGTCGTCGATGAAGAGCACGACGCGTCGTACAAAAATGAGGAAGGCATCCGCTATCACGCGCGCGATCTCGCCGTCGCCCTCGCGGGATTTTCGAAATGTCCAGTCGTGCTCGGTTCAGCGACGCCGTCGAGCGAATCGTTCGCCAACTCCCGGCGCGGACGATACCGCTTGCTTAGATTGTCGCGCCGCGTGAACGAGCGCGCACTGGCGCAGGTCGAAATTATCGATATGCGCCGCGAGATTGCCGAGGCTCGCAAAATCTCCGACGCGCAAATCGCCGCGGGCGCGCCTAAATCGATCAATGGCGCAGTTGCAGGTGGCTCTGTCGGAAAGAAGGAATCCGCATCGGAGACATTACCACTTTCATCCGCATTGATCGCCGCGCTGCGCGAGAACCTCGCGTCGGGCGGCCAGAGTATCGTCTTTCTGAATCGGCGCGGGTTCCACAATTTTCTGCAATGCCACATCTGCGGCAACGTGATTGCCTGCGCGAATTGCAGCGTCAGCATGACGTTTCATATGCGCGACCGCTCGCTCCGATGCCACTATTGCGGCAGTCACACAGCAGCGCCGGATACTTGTCCCGAATGCCGCGGCTACGGACTGAAGGGCCAGGGCTTCGGCACCGAACGCCTCGCCGAGACGCTCGCGCAGTTGATTCCCGATGCTCGTATCGAGCGGATGGATTCCGACACCAGCGGACTCAAGGGAGCGCGGGCGCGGATGCTGGCCGAGTTGCGCGCGCGCGAAATCGATATCCTCGTCGGCACTCAGATGATCACCAAGGGTTTCGATTTTCCCGGCGTCACGCTGGCCGCGGTGGTGCTCGCCGACATGGCGCTCAACATGCCGGATTTCCGATCTGCGGAGCGCACGTTTCAGTTGCTCACGCAGGTCGCCGGCCGCGCCGGCCGCGGTGAGCGCGCCGGCCGCGTGATTATCCAGACCTACGCGCCCAACCACTACAGCATCCGCGCGGCGAAGGACCAGGACTACGCGCGCTTCATCAAGCGCGAGTTGCAGTTGCGGCGCGATCTGATGTATCCGCCGTTTGCGAGACTCGCGATGGTGCGAATTGAAGGCGTCGATTCAGACCGCGTGCGCAAGCTCGCCGAGGCAGTCGCGAAATCGCTCGCGCGAGCGGCGACGCCCGACGGCATGCGCGTCCTCGGCCCGGCGCCCGCTCCGATCGAACGAATCAAGCAGCGCTACCGATGGCAAGTGATGATAAAATCGCGCGAACTGAAGCCGATGCGCGAGGCGCTCGCGTCGATGCGCGCGGAACTTGGCGATGCGGCTGAACGCGGCGAAATTTATCTCGCGATCGATATCGATCCAGTCAGAATGCTTTGA
- a CDS encoding shikimate kinase codes for MTPKLILTGFMASGKSTVGPLVASRLGWHFLDSDAEIIARAGKPIAQIFSDDGEAKFRALEREAIARLADIHRRCPHCHGIRPEVISTGGGALMDRANCEALKRAGVVICLTARPEVIAARVARSKTVRPKLMERGKSTLERIKELMEERREAYARADLQIDSSELSVEQAADLVLAEFSACAARRGMVSR; via the coding sequence ATGACGCCGAAACTCATCCTCACCGGATTTATGGCGAGCGGAAAAAGCACGGTTGGTCCGCTGGTAGCAAGTCGGCTCGGCTGGCATTTCCTCGATAGCGACGCGGAAATAATCGCGCGCGCTGGCAAACCGATCGCGCAAATTTTTTCCGATGACGGCGAAGCAAAATTTCGAGCACTCGAACGCGAAGCGATAGCTCGGCTCGCCGACATCCATCGGCGATGCCCTCACTGCCACGGCATTCGGCCCGAAGTAATCTCGACTGGCGGCGGCGCGCTGATGGATCGCGCGAATTGCGAAGCGTTGAAGCGAGCCGGCGTGGTGATTTGCCTGACGGCGCGGCCAGAGGTCATCGCGGCTCGCGTGGCTCGATCGAAAACGGTGCGGCCGAAGTTGATGGAGCGCGGAAAATCGACGCTCGAGCGAATCAAGGAATTGATGGAAGAACGGCGCGAGGCGTACGCGCGCGCAGATCTGCAAATTGACAGTTCCGAACTGAGCGTCGAGCAGGCGGCGGACCTGGTGCTCGCGGAGTTTTCGGCGTGCGCGGCACGAAGAGGCATGGTGTCCAGATGA
- the fmt gene encoding methionyl-tRNA formyltransferase: MVFMGTPSLAAHILERMIAASRPPSDDAASNARFHVVGVITRPDQPRGRRLQMEPSEVGAVAARHAIPTLKPVKIRTPEFLAELIAFEPDLLVVAAYGRILPQSILDVPKIAPINVHASLLPKYRGAAPIEAAILAGEHETGVTIMRIIEQMDAGPTYLHRRIPIAPDDTQGTLKEKLAELGADAILEAIALLIRGELKETPQDEAAATYTSQIEKADAAIDWSKPASAIERMTRAYDPWPVARTTLGGEEILIWRAAVENERSSSEVPGTIVNLKPSPIVQCGVGRLRLIEVQAPGRKRMPAADFFRGKRIGVGARLGA, encoded by the coding sequence ATCGTCTTCATGGGCACGCCGAGTCTGGCGGCTCATATCCTGGAGCGCATGATCGCGGCGTCGCGTCCGCCTTCTGATGATGCGGCGTCGAATGCGCGCTTTCACGTCGTCGGCGTCATCACGCGGCCCGATCAACCGCGCGGACGCCGTCTTCAGATGGAGCCGAGCGAGGTCGGCGCAGTGGCGGCGCGGCACGCGATTCCGACGCTTAAGCCGGTGAAGATTCGCACGCCCGAGTTTCTCGCCGAGCTGATAGCATTCGAGCCCGACCTGCTCGTCGTCGCGGCGTACGGGAGAATTCTGCCGCAATCGATTCTCGACGTACCGAAGATCGCGCCGATCAACGTGCACGCGTCGTTGTTGCCGAAATATCGCGGCGCCGCGCCAATCGAAGCGGCGATTCTCGCCGGCGAGCATGAAACCGGCGTGACGATCATGCGGATAATCGAGCAAATGGATGCGGGCCCGACGTACCTGCATCGCAGGATTCCGATTGCGCCCGACGACACACAAGGCACGCTCAAGGAAAAACTGGCTGAGCTTGGCGCAGATGCGATACTCGAGGCGATCGCGTTGCTGATTCGCGGCGAGCTCAAAGAAACTCCGCAGGACGAAGCGGCGGCAACTTACACGTCGCAAATCGAAAAAGCCGACGCCGCGATTGATTGGAGCAAACCCGCGAGCGCGATCGAGCGGATGACGCGCGCGTACGATCCATGGCCGGTCGCGCGAACGACGCTCGGGGGCGAGGAAATTCTCATCTGGCGCGCGGCCGTCGAAAATGAAAGGTCGAGTAGCGAAGTGCCTGGCACGATCGTGAACCTGAAGCCGAGTCCGATCGTGCAATGCGGCGTCGGACGGCTCCGGCTGATCGAGGTGCAGGCGCCGGGACGCAAACGGATGCCGGCCGCGGATTTTTTTCGCGGCAAGCGCATCGGCGTTGGCGCGCGGCTGGGCGCATGA
- the rsmB gene encoding 16S rRNA (cytosine(967)-C(5))-methyltransferase RsmB → MSERPASSIRRASPAARAANEGIASRLAAVEILLRVDEQNGYADVLLGARLPEFKLSDRRLITRLVLGTIAWRARIDYELALLTGRRLDGIQPPVLAIMRMGLFQLRFLDRVPQHAVVDTAVSLAKRIPEARKASGFVNAVMRRATREQPALPNRARDENRFLAIAYSHPRWMVERFVASFGAADAERLMAANNEAAPNAIRLNLKRGTRDEIIARLIEEGFEIGDGGRAPETIVLNGAANFESSAYRDGLFHAQSEASQMVARMLAPPIGATVVDCAAAPGGKSSHLAEMVGERGRVIALDLNFAGLKNARDVANRLRHDNISFVRADLASAIPLPPMRFDYVLLDAPCTGLGTLREHPEIRWRVGPQDPARMAAIQLRMLEHASSIVRSGGAVVYSVCSIAPEEGIGVIDSFLQHHREFDIDRELEHREEFEGVLDARGLMQTRPDIGGLDGFFAARLKRR, encoded by the coding sequence ATGAGCGAACGCCCTGCCAGTTCGATTCGACGCGCAAGTCCCGCGGCGCGCGCCGCCAACGAAGGAATCGCGTCGCGGCTCGCGGCGGTCGAGATTCTGCTTCGCGTCGACGAGCAAAACGGATATGCCGACGTGCTGCTCGGCGCGCGATTGCCGGAATTCAAGCTGAGCGATCGGCGGCTTATCACGCGGCTGGTGCTCGGCACGATCGCATGGCGCGCACGCATCGATTACGAACTCGCGCTGCTGACCGGCCGCCGGCTCGATGGGATTCAGCCGCCGGTGCTCGCGATCATGCGGATGGGCCTCTTCCAGTTGCGGTTTCTCGATCGCGTTCCGCAGCACGCGGTGGTCGATACCGCCGTCAGCCTCGCGAAGAGAATTCCGGAGGCGCGCAAGGCGTCAGGCTTCGTGAACGCCGTCATGCGCCGCGCGACTCGCGAGCAGCCCGCATTGCCGAATCGCGCGCGCGACGAAAATCGTTTTCTCGCGATCGCGTATTCGCATCCGCGGTGGATGGTCGAGCGCTTCGTCGCGTCATTCGGCGCTGCGGATGCCGAGCGCCTGATGGCCGCAAACAACGAAGCCGCGCCGAACGCGATTCGCCTGAATCTGAAGCGCGGCACGCGCGACGAAATAATCGCGCGGCTCATCGAAGAAGGATTCGAAATTGGCGACGGCGGCCGCGCGCCCGAAACGATCGTGCTCAATGGAGCGGCAAACTTCGAATCGAGCGCGTATCGTGATGGACTTTTTCACGCACAGTCGGAGGCGTCGCAGATGGTCGCGCGGATGCTCGCCCCGCCGATCGGCGCTACCGTCGTCGATTGTGCCGCGGCGCCGGGAGGAAAGAGTTCTCATCTCGCGGAGATGGTCGGCGAGCGCGGCCGGGTTATCGCGCTGGACCTTAATTTTGCCGGTCTCAAGAATGCGCGCGACGTCGCGAATCGATTGCGTCACGACAATATCAGCTTCGTGCGCGCCGACCTCGCGTCCGCGATTCCGCTGCCGCCGATGCGGTTCGATTACGTTCTGCTCGACGCTCCTTGCACCGGACTCGGCACGCTGCGGGAGCATCCGGAGATTCGCTGGCGCGTCGGTCCGCAGGATCCGGCTCGGATGGCGGCGATCCAGTTGCGGATGCTCGAGCACGCCTCCTCGATCGTGCGATCTGGCGGAGCGGTCGTCTATTCGGTTTGCAGTATCGCGCCCGAAGAAGGAATCGGCGTGATCGATTCGTTTTTACAGCATCATCGCGAGTTCGACATCGATCGTGAACTCGAGCATCGAGAGGAGTTTGAGGGCGTGCTCGATGCGCGCGGCTTGATGCAGACGCGTCCCGATATCGGCGGGCTGGACGGATTCTTCGCCGCGCGCCTGAAACGTCGATGA
- a CDS encoding alpha/beta fold hydrolase has product MSEQHPHHPINSAIHHVPQSRHTFEARMKDGAIIRIRQHGNPAGPRLFLSHGNGLAIDGYFPFWGPLRDKYEVIAFDFRNHGHNPLHTAEGHTWPNFIDDLDAVFDAVNRELGVKRAAGLFHSMSGVAAAMHAFKFGRRFDALVLYDPPIYPREGHPVRYLQQNDKDSLSSRAARRPERYKDPLDLAKQFARRFKRWVPGADELMARATLRHDRASGDWILACPREFEAQIFAFNADPGLWQKIARCPVPLKLVCGDPALEDVMPPALIGKAIAEESGLPYEAIPDTTHFLQIERPAESFRAAETFLAEHGLAADGA; this is encoded by the coding sequence ATGAGCGAACAACATCCACATCATCCGATTAATTCCGCAATTCATCACGTGCCGCAGTCGCGCCATACGTTCGAAGCGAGGATGAAGGACGGCGCGATCATCCGCATTCGCCAGCACGGGAATCCCGCGGGTCCGCGACTGTTCCTGAGTCACGGCAACGGACTCGCGATCGACGGCTACTTTCCGTTCTGGGGGCCGCTGCGCGATAAGTACGAAGTGATCGCTTTCGACTTCCGCAATCACGGGCACAATCCGCTGCATACTGCCGAAGGGCACACCTGGCCCAATTTTATCGACGATCTCGACGCGGTCTTCGATGCGGTCAATCGCGAGCTTGGGGTAAAGCGCGCCGCCGGCCTGTTCCATTCGATGTCGGGCGTCGCGGCTGCGATGCACGCGTTCAAGTTCGGCCGTCGCTTCGACGCGTTGGTGCTCTACGATCCGCCGATTTATCCGCGCGAGGGGCATCCGGTTCGGTACCTGCAGCAGAACGACAAGGATTCGCTGTCGTCGCGCGCCGCGCGCCGGCCCGAGCGCTACAAAGATCCGCTCGATCTCGCAAAACAATTTGCGCGGCGCTTCAAGCGCTGGGTTCCGGGCGCGGACGAACTGATGGCGCGAGCGACGCTGCGCCACGATCGCGCGAGCGGCGACTGGATTCTTGCCTGTCCGCGCGAGTTCGAGGCGCAGATATTCGCGTTCAATGCCGATCCCGGATTGTGGCAGAAGATCGCTCGATGCCCGGTGCCGCTCAAGCTGGTCTGCGGCGATCCCGCGCTCGAAGACGTGATGCCGCCCGCGTTGATCGGCAAAGCGATCGCCGAAGAATCGGGCCTGCCGTACGAAGCGATCCCTGACACGACGCATTTTCTGCAAATCGAGCGGCCAGCCGAAAGTTTTCGCGCCGCCGAAACTTTTCTGGCCGAACACGGCCTCGCCGCCGACGGCGCCTGA